The genome window ttaaaactaaacATTATTTATACTAACATTTTGCGTGTAAATCACCACAACTTTTtcctaaacatgaattctaataatattctaacctaaaaaaatactagatgcctaattagtttttgtaatttaaaaaatcttgAGGGATATTTAGACAAAAACAATGTAATATTCACCAAATGTGTAAAAccactaattatttattaaaaagaaaaaaagaaaagaaaaggtaaaCACTCATATTTACAAGGTAGCCAActaacccaaaaaaaaagtaaacaatagaaaaaaaatggcaataactttttttgtgagaaaatgaagaaaatgattatttaCAATATAGAACCATCAAAAAAGCGAAAGTACAAATCCTAAAGCACAAGGCACACCTCCTAAATTTAGCAACTCCACTTGATAGTCTCAAAGCTGCATGAAATCAAACtcccaccaccgccgccgccgccgtcacCGCCACCCAATTCATTGTAGAAGTAGTCGTAAAAATTCTTATCCAACGCCCACCACGGCGGCTGCAGCCACCCCTCCGCCGAGTCAACCACCGCCAACTCGCTCCCCGACTCGTAGCTCCCCTCCAAACTCGGCAACTCGATGATCTCGCCCAGCTCCTCCGACCCCGCATTCCCCTCCTGGCCAACTGACGTCACCGTCGACGAAGAagacgaggaggaggagggcgaGTTGGAGGAGCTCAGCTGACAGTAGCCGAGCTCCTCCATGGCCGCGGCCTTCGCTGCCGCGGCCTGCACGTCTCTGGGCGAGAGGGACTCGGGCCGCGGCAGCGAGGCGCTGAGCTGGGGGAAGTTGAGGATGGCCGAGTTCCCCTTGATGCACATCGCGGCCACGTCGTGGGCCCGCGCCGCCATCTCGGCCGTGGGATAAGTCCCGAGCCAAATGCGGGACTTCTTCCGCGGCTGGCGGATTTCGGAGACCCATTTCCCCCAGCTCCGCTTCCTCACTCCTCGGTAGAGCGGGTGCTTGTTCCCGCTCTCCTTCGCCTTCAACTCGGCCGACTCGTGAGTCGACTCGGCGGAGGAGGTAGTTTCGGGTTCGGCCATTTTGGTTGATTAATTTTGGAGGCGGAatggaatattcttttgagTGTGAGGAATTGTGGAATGATTTAAAGGAATTTATATTGGGAGGGGGAATGAAAAGGAGTATTGGTTGAGGTGTGATAAGCGTCTTGATTTGGAGCAAAATTAGGAAACATGAGAGaaaaaccaacaaattatagagacaaataaatattaagtGTACGTCGGAATGTGACAACGACGCACCTAATTAAGCCCATAATTttcacacgcacacacacatgGAGATGGGCTGCGAGAGAGAGTGCCTTTGTttgcaataaaatattacattttGTTATTGCGATATGTTCATAATTAGATGTATTattaaaaatctcattttatttatcaatattgaTACTACATCTCATTACAAATATTAGGATAAGTTGCAAAAAAAACTTCTCCgtatgaaattttatcaatttctagTTAATCAGcaacttttgaaaataataggagtatatataatttgtacattatttaaattaaaaaaaattatgcataaTGTGGAAGCTACTACAATTTATGACTTTTATGTAAATTTGGATATGAATTTTAAgtctaaaaaatatgaaatatatatgaCTGTATAATGTATTTCGGCTTATTggtaattataaatttttacaaattcaaattaaatggacagttagagaaaaaaataggtaaaagTCAATGGCTAAATATTTCATACAAATGATGAaagttatataaatttaaattgaaatattttgaagtaTTCAATAGATACACAACACATTGACCAAtcaaatttagagagagactAAATTACATCAcgattttgtctatttttaaatatttcacgAGTTTACGAATGATGAAAAATTTAATGACGAGGTTATAtgaattaaaagtgaaatattttgaagtaTTCAGATGATATACAACACATTGGCTAAtcaaatttagagagagactATTACATCTGGGTTTTGTCCATTTACAaagttatagtagtataaatttaattcgaaATATATTGAAGTGTCTCAACACATTGACCAATCAAATTTCCTCCATTATAGTACCTCCACGTTGCAAGTTTTGCTATTTCTTCTTATTTAGATTGTCTTCTTGTTCATTTAATTTGCATATATTCCACATAATATTCTTATCATATGCTTGCTGGTTGCATTTAACAAGACAATCATAAAAACATAGTAATTAGGTACAAAGTGTGTAGAAGCCACccaattaataaatcaaacagTAGTTCTTTATTTCATCTATACTtagtaaataaacaaaattagaacATTTTCTGAAGAGTTGATTACGGTGTAAAGGAAGATATTATCAGAGTCGACTTTAGCAATATACgaataaaaaactaattgCACGTATATGAAAGCTAATTggtttagttaattaaatattatgattgGATCATATTATGCGAAAGAAACAAATCATACCCGTTTGGTAGGACGGTATTGTCGAATTAATTTAATGGccaatgtaaaaataataaaaacaatttttaatactttGTGTAaccactaatttaatttaatttattatttttgcataaagtattaaagttatttttattggagTATCCTAGACCACGTACGTAATATGTCCGTTGAGGGgtcaatttatgtatttatatttgtcCGTTGCAATAACACCACtctttgtttttcaaattcCACATGTTTGAATATGACTTATTTATCCcccaatttattactacttgAATTTGACACTTTTAGCTTCTCCTTAGGGTGTTTTTGgtatttataacaaaaataatacccCTCCGTTcgcgattaggagtcccggtcattTTTGTTTACCCGTTTtgtaataatcataaaaaataattaaagtggagaaatggtaaagtaagagagcgaataatgttgacaagagtcttctcaatattattctcttttttactttaccatttctccactttaactattttttatcatttttataaaatgggtGCGCAAaagaaccgggactcctaatcgcggacggagggagtagtgaTTGTATGATTAATAGATGTCGTGTTGTATTGTGTGATGGATTTTGATCTATCTGATACTGAGctttttttccccctttttatACTCTTCGATTTTATATATGATATGGGCACTTTTTGATGAACCCTATCtcatacactttttttttcttaaccttttttaaatataatgtgaattatttttgttctagTCTGTATATACTATCATTTATTATCGACGTCTAAACCATGAATGTAAAAACACGGTCCTCACGAACATTAGTCAATCAGGAGCTTAAGCCTTTACCAAGtcaatttgttaaataatatcatcgattttttgatattatatgttatttttgttcaaaatCTCATACggtcacaaaaaaaaaacatatatagtGTAGTGTCTTGATCAATTTATGTTTATACTCTCATGTAAAATTGATGTTCTTGAGAGGAAATTGTGCACTTTGTCATTTTCGAATTAAATGTTGTGGATTTTATGCCGTGCTAtacaaaaaaactaattatattgGAGTATTATTACTTACATTAGTTGTGTTGGCTAAAATTGAGTGGAAATACTTGTTGAATAAGTAGTTACCAATCTATATATCATTATAGTATAGGCagagaaaattcaaatattgttTTACACCTAAAACGGTACAATgaagtaattttaattatatgaaaattgaCCATTTTGCAACCTTAGAAATTTTATAagcatatttttaaataatattatcaccACATTATTATAGTTCAGCCGGCAGAGTCAGAGAGTCAACAAGCCAAACGATGAGGTGGTTTGATTATTAAATTggcataaaatatttgaaaattatatgcaATTTGGTTTGAgctcaaaaaattatttcattcgTAAAACATTGCAAATAATTTTAGCTCAAAAGTATCTTACCAACCCCTATTACAGCGAGTAtcacaacaacaaaaatatcctccaaaattttatattcactCCCAATTATCAACATGGacactattatatttttgttgtaaaaGTTGCATTATGTCGTTGGTGCTATGGCAAGGTACCTAAgttggagtactattttactaTTTAGTACATTGTTGATGATGCTTTAACAATTCGAGCCAAATTTGGTATACTGAATTTTGGAACGATGTCAAACCCAACAAAAATGATTTATCGTAAACGAAACCGATTTGCAAGCGGAGTAATACTTTAATTGATATGATATATATGTACCACtaacatattttttccaaGTTATCTATGTATATTGAtaggaaaaaatgaaatataacaattcaaaataactTGCCAAATTTATTGCTATGACAGGTCAcgagaaaaaaatgttattttgctactaagagaaatagaaattagTGTTATGAGAATATGTCCAAAAAgcattaaatagtactccccaCAAGTGAAGTGTGGTGGAATTAGGTTAGGCCCAGCAAGATATATATCTCTGCATAGTTATATCTATGAACCGCTGCATTATGCTATTCTTAGCCCAATTCACTACTAATTTGAGCCTAATCCACACCATAATTTATTCAAACGAAATTGATATATGTGATAAAGattcaaaaattaagaaattcaaACCTTACTGCATTTGTTTTGGAacttaatagtactaatattcatgatgtcttttataaaaaaatagttgtgAAATGAAGAGTGTTCCCTCTCTTTTGAGGTTATTCTTGAAGAATTCCTTTTAGTAATTGCaacattaaatttgaaaaattgtgTGACATAGTGTATTCAAGCttaacatattaatttactTCAAGAATTAATCACtttgtaaaatgtaaataataataataataataataataataataataataataataataataataataataataataataataataataaaaaaattttgtacTAAGAGCATGCCCTTGTTGCTCTTGTTTTAAGAACGGCTTGGGCCGGCAAAAGGGGAAACCCCCTTTCCCCGGGTTTTTGCCCGGCCCCCTTTTGATCTAAAACGTCCGTTCGGCGAACGGCAGACTGGATGCTCGGTTGGCCgttggtttatttttttaattttttttttaaaaaaaaattgaaa of Salvia hispanica cultivar TCC Black 2014 unplaced genomic scaffold, UniMelb_Shisp_WGS_1.0 HiC_scaffold_19, whole genome shotgun sequence contains these proteins:
- the LOC125198687 gene encoding ethylene-responsive transcription factor TINY-like, translated to MAEPETTSSAESTHESAELKAKESGNKHPLYRGVRKRSWGKWVSEIRQPRKKSRIWLGTYPTAEMAARAHDVAAMCIKGNSAILNFPQLSASLPRPESLSPRDVQAAAAKAAAMEELGYCQLSSSNSPSSSSSSSSTVTSVGQEGNAGSEELGEIIELPSLEGSYESGSELAVVDSAEGWLQPPWWALDKNFYDYFYNELGGGDGGGGGGGSLISCSFETIKWSC